A stretch of Longibacter salinarum DNA encodes these proteins:
- the purH gene encoding bifunctional phosphoribosylaminoimidazolecarboxamide formyltransferase/IMP cyclohydrolase produces the protein MISAKDLPAPEDFAPIRRALISVFDKTGVESFARRLHDMGVDIISTGGTARVLQEAGIPVTEVSEVTGSPEVLDGRVKSLHPAVHAGILARRNDPDDEADLSDQSIEPIDLVVCNLYPFGKAVRGGADVATAMENVDIGGPTMVRAAAKNHDFVAVATSPDQYESILVELEENDGALSHDARKILAREAFGHTAAYDAAIHSYLTDSDEMPETSDASSLPDPYTDSLPQASILRYGENPHQEGAIYGDTEPFVEAMHGKALSFNNWMDLSAACALIDEFRDAPPTVGILKHTNPCGVATADDLSTAWKRAFATDRQSPFGGIVVVNRALDRETAEAIDEIFTEIIIAPSFEDDALALLKENERRRLIKHVGASRNDKRFNVRSVVGGLLVQTNDAVLPPFEHQRRQWSIATDRSPTAQEARDLDFAWRVCKHVKSNAIVYARDGATLGIGAGQMSRIDASELAVMKAEKSELDLSGSVVASDAFFPFADGLEAAAEAGARAAIQPGGSIRDEEVIEAANAHDVAMVFTGHRHFRH, from the coding sequence ATGATTTCCGCAAAGGATCTCCCTGCCCCTGAAGACTTCGCCCCCATCCGCCGGGCTCTCATCTCCGTCTTCGACAAAACCGGGGTCGAATCATTCGCACGCCGCCTTCACGACATGGGCGTCGATATCATTTCGACCGGCGGTACAGCCCGTGTCCTACAGGAGGCCGGAATTCCCGTGACCGAGGTTAGTGAGGTCACCGGCTCCCCGGAAGTCCTCGACGGCCGGGTGAAGTCTCTCCACCCAGCGGTGCACGCCGGAATCCTTGCACGGCGCAACGATCCGGACGACGAGGCAGACCTCTCCGACCAGAGCATCGAGCCGATCGACCTCGTCGTGTGCAATCTATATCCGTTCGGAAAAGCCGTACGTGGCGGCGCAGACGTAGCAACGGCCATGGAGAATGTCGATATCGGCGGTCCCACGATGGTCCGTGCCGCAGCGAAGAACCACGACTTCGTCGCCGTCGCAACCTCGCCCGATCAATACGAAAGCATCCTCGTCGAACTGGAGGAAAACGACGGCGCGCTGTCTCATGACGCACGGAAGATCCTCGCACGCGAGGCATTCGGGCATACGGCAGCGTACGACGCAGCTATTCATTCGTACCTGACCGACTCCGACGAGATGCCGGAAACGTCTGATGCGTCGTCCCTCCCGGACCCATACACGGACTCGCTGCCCCAAGCATCGATTCTCCGCTACGGTGAGAATCCACACCAGGAAGGTGCGATTTACGGAGACACGGAGCCTTTTGTGGAGGCGATGCACGGGAAGGCACTTTCATTCAACAACTGGATGGACCTGAGTGCCGCCTGCGCTCTCATCGACGAGTTTCGCGACGCGCCGCCGACCGTCGGCATCTTGAAGCACACCAACCCCTGCGGCGTGGCGACAGCGGACGACCTCTCGACGGCGTGGAAGCGCGCCTTTGCAACCGACCGCCAGTCACCGTTCGGGGGAATCGTCGTCGTCAACCGCGCACTCGACCGAGAAACGGCTGAGGCCATCGACGAAATCTTCACTGAGATCATTATTGCTCCATCGTTCGAGGATGATGCCTTGGCTCTTCTGAAAGAGAACGAGCGACGCCGGCTGATCAAGCACGTCGGGGCCTCGCGTAACGACAAGCGATTTAACGTGCGAAGTGTCGTGGGTGGACTCCTCGTCCAGACCAACGACGCCGTCCTCCCTCCATTCGAGCACCAGCGGCGACAATGGTCGATTGCGACCGACCGGTCGCCGACCGCTCAGGAAGCGCGCGATCTGGACTTCGCCTGGCGCGTTTGCAAGCACGTGAAGAGCAACGCCATCGTCTACGCCCGTGACGGAGCCACCCTTGGAATCGGCGCAGGGCAGATGAGCCGCATCGATGCCTCTGAACTCGCGGTCATGAAAGCCGAAAAATCGGAACTTGACTTGAGTGGTTCCGTGGTAGCTTCGGATGCCTTCTTTCCATTCGCTGACGGACTCGAGGCTGCCGCTGAAGCTGGGGCCCGGGCCGCCATCCAACCCGGTGGATCGATACGGGATGAGGAAGTCATTGAAGCCGCTAACGCGCACGACGTCGCAATGGTCTTTACCGGCCATAGACACTTCCGCCACTAA
- a CDS encoding serine/threonine protein kinase, producing the protein MIQVGDTIDGYRIADVIGRGGMGTVYRAVDMGLEKDVALKVIAPHLAEDPTFLARFRSEAKALARLDAPGIVRVLSLRESMRATFIAMEYVDGPPLREVLRASGHLDWPEAASILQQILSAVDHAHSSGVLHRDLKPSNILLTNDGSVKITDFGLAKIRTSDTDLTATHETAGTVAYMSPEQVEGLKHVDERSDLFSVGLMAYEMLTGQLPFSRSGSYYSIQRAIVQEPFDPPSAHVEDIPDRIDQVVMKLLEKDADQRFGSAKEALNALDPVDAPARVATPVVFDPPSVKPSEEAPANWMWAAGAAMAVTLIAAVVMGVSELLSIDPSPAQPTPVTADSMARLNIRTTPGAAIHINGDSIGESPLRAIDVAAGSVTVRAERPDFAPAETTFAADGSHDLSLILAEARSDGQGDDVATGTIMVRSSPAGAAVQLNGRDVGVTPVSLRARAGQSSIRIRKNGYHSYASRLRVRSGRETNISATLKPVPSTATLRFNPFATVTVDGEQRSIERVTSWTDSLAPGRHRIVARYRSAEWVRVVNLRPGEEFRRDVDFTKEVEVRIVAQNERGQSIPNAEILVDGTPSGYAPQQLELRVGRHRIKVRKAGYLSAQRVVDIDTDAGGRITFTLRTPEPSADSSR; encoded by the coding sequence CCTCGCCCGATTGGATGCGCCAGGCATCGTCCGGGTGCTCTCCCTACGCGAGTCAATGCGTGCGACGTTCATCGCGATGGAGTACGTCGACGGTCCCCCGCTCCGGGAAGTGCTCCGTGCATCCGGCCATCTCGACTGGCCCGAGGCCGCCAGTATTCTGCAGCAGATCCTATCAGCGGTCGACCACGCCCACTCGTCCGGCGTCCTGCACCGGGACCTGAAGCCGTCGAACATCCTCCTCACCAACGACGGGAGCGTCAAAATCACGGACTTTGGTCTGGCCAAAATTCGAACGTCCGATACAGACCTGACGGCAACGCATGAAACGGCCGGTACCGTCGCGTACATGTCTCCCGAACAGGTCGAAGGCCTCAAGCATGTCGACGAGCGAAGTGATCTGTTCTCGGTTGGCTTGATGGCGTACGAGATGCTTACCGGTCAACTTCCATTCAGCCGGTCCGGTAGCTACTACTCGATTCAGCGCGCCATCGTCCAGGAGCCGTTTGATCCGCCCTCGGCCCATGTCGAGGACATTCCTGATCGGATTGACCAGGTCGTCATGAAACTGCTGGAGAAAGATGCGGACCAGCGTTTCGGAAGCGCAAAAGAGGCGTTAAACGCACTCGACCCGGTGGATGCACCGGCACGTGTCGCCACACCTGTCGTTTTCGATCCGCCCTCTGTCAAGCCAAGCGAAGAAGCACCTGCGAACTGGATGTGGGCGGCTGGAGCGGCAATGGCCGTGACCCTCATCGCTGCGGTCGTGATGGGCGTGTCCGAGCTCCTGAGCATCGACCCGTCACCCGCCCAACCAACTCCGGTCACCGCCGACAGCATGGCCCGGCTCAATATCCGAACAACCCCTGGGGCAGCGATTCACATCAATGGCGACAGTATCGGGGAGAGCCCGCTGCGTGCGATCGATGTTGCCGCAGGCTCGGTAACGGTTCGCGCAGAGCGCCCGGACTTCGCGCCCGCTGAGACGACCTTCGCCGCGGACGGTTCGCATGATCTGTCGCTCATACTCGCAGAGGCTAGATCAGACGGCCAAGGCGACGATGTCGCTACAGGAACGATTATGGTGCGATCGTCTCCTGCTGGGGCCGCTGTCCAGCTAAATGGTCGTGATGTTGGCGTCACGCCCGTCTCGCTACGAGCGCGCGCCGGACAGTCCTCCATCCGTATACGAAAGAATGGGTACCACTCATACGCTTCGCGCCTCCGAGTGCGATCGGGGCGGGAAACCAATATCAGTGCGACGCTGAAGCCCGTCCCGAGCACGGCTACGCTTCGGTTTAACCCCTTCGCAACCGTTACCGTTGACGGTGAGCAGCGAAGTATTGAACGCGTCACGTCCTGGACGGACTCTCTGGCACCCGGTCGCCACCGGATCGTCGCACGGTATCGGTCCGCCGAATGGGTACGTGTCGTCAACTTACGTCCGGGCGAGGAATTCCGTCGAGATGTAGACTTCACCAAGGAAGTGGAGGTCCGAATCGTTGCACAGAATGAGCGGGGACAGTCCATCCCGAACGCGGAGATCCTTGTCGACGGCACCCCCTCCGGCTACGCGCCGCAACAGCTCGAACTGCGGGTCGGGCGCCATCGAATCAAGGTCCGCAAAGCCGGCTACCTCTCCGCCCAGCGCGTCGTAGACATCGACACAGACGCGGGGGGACGCATCACGTTTACCCTGCGCACACCCGAGCCCTCTGCCGACTCGTCTCGATAG
- the dacB gene encoding D-alanyl-D-alanine carboxypeptidase/D-alanyl-D-alanine endopeptidase, with protein sequence MERRIFLSLASPPSVVRALTVVILGFVASSVLPATAQPAFVEGKASASIQSAVDAALGDNSLSGSHWGITVAEANSGSVLFSRNGATNATPASNMKLFTAATALDRLGPDFRYTTTVYRGGPVEDGVLHGPLIVRGSGDPSIGDANPDPTHVFRAWADSLRAAGIQRINGDIVGDDDVFDDESLGKGWSWDDTPFYYAAQISGLSYHRNVIDLSVRGQRKNMPATLEWAPMNTNYVTIVNQTVTTEPGSEKDENYRRLHGTNTIHVGTTVPAGRLEREELTVDNPTLYFAHVLREVLIDEGIAVSGSPVDVDDMPLPPDYTSSSVVSVASHASPPMSELVAVINEDSDNLYAEHVLRTLAVHAAPDTNGLEPGSAEKGAFVIKSVAAEAGVDTSRIAVADGSGLSRHNLVSPEATITMLHYMWNHPDRARRRAFVESLPLGGRDGTLEYRFRGNASAGRNVRAKTGTLSNVSALSGYVSSSDGTPLVFSIYCMNHTTKGYRIRRAQDRIVNALARL encoded by the coding sequence GTGGAGCGCCGTATTTTTCTTTCTCTCGCATCGCCCCCATCCGTGGTCCGGGCCCTGACCGTCGTCATCCTTGGATTCGTTGCATCAAGCGTTTTGCCGGCCACCGCCCAGCCGGCTTTCGTTGAGGGAAAAGCGTCTGCTTCTATCCAGTCAGCTGTAGACGCCGCCCTCGGTGACAACTCGCTGTCGGGATCGCACTGGGGAATCACCGTCGCGGAGGCCAACAGCGGGAGCGTGCTATTCTCACGCAATGGCGCGACCAACGCGACACCCGCGTCGAACATGAAACTCTTCACGGCGGCAACCGCTCTGGATCGCCTTGGTCCCGACTTTCGATACACAACAACCGTGTATCGCGGCGGCCCCGTTGAGGATGGCGTTCTCCATGGCCCTCTGATCGTTCGCGGGTCCGGCGACCCGAGCATCGGAGACGCAAACCCAGACCCCACGCACGTTTTTCGAGCCTGGGCCGACTCCCTACGTGCGGCCGGCATCCAGCGCATCAACGGGGACATCGTCGGGGATGACGACGTGTTCGACGATGAGTCCCTCGGCAAAGGATGGAGCTGGGATGATACACCGTTTTACTACGCCGCACAGATTAGCGGACTGTCGTACCACCGGAACGTGATTGACCTGAGCGTTCGCGGTCAGAGAAAAAACATGCCGGCCACGCTGGAGTGGGCGCCGATGAATACGAACTACGTCACGATCGTCAACCAGACCGTGACGACCGAACCCGGAAGCGAGAAGGATGAAAACTACCGGCGCCTGCACGGCACGAACACCATCCACGTTGGCACGACGGTCCCGGCGGGACGACTCGAACGCGAGGAACTCACGGTCGACAATCCCACGCTGTACTTCGCCCATGTGCTTCGCGAAGTCCTGATCGATGAAGGCATCGCCGTGTCCGGCTCCCCGGTAGACGTCGATGACATGCCGTTGCCGCCAGATTACACATCTTCCTCCGTCGTGTCCGTTGCGTCGCACGCGTCCCCGCCAATGAGTGAACTGGTCGCGGTCATAAATGAGGACAGCGACAACCTCTACGCGGAGCATGTCCTTCGCACACTCGCCGTGCATGCCGCCCCCGACACGAATGGGCTCGAGCCTGGATCGGCTGAGAAGGGGGCGTTCGTCATCAAATCAGTTGCCGCAGAAGCGGGCGTGGACACGAGCCGAATCGCCGTCGCCGACGGCAGCGGTCTCTCCCGGCACAACCTCGTGAGCCCAGAGGCTACGATCACGATGTTGCACTACATGTGGAATCATCCGGATCGTGCACGGCGACGCGCATTCGTGGAGAGTCTTCCACTCGGCGGACGCGATGGAACGCTTGAATATCGATTTCGAGGAAACGCTTCAGCGGGACGTAATGTCCGCGCAAAAACAGGTACGCTGTCGAACGTAAGTGCGCTCAGTGGATACGTATCGAGCAGCGACGGGACGCCCCTTGTCTTCTCGATCTATTGCATGAACCACACGACGAAGGGCTACCGGATTCGGCGTGCTCAGGACCGCATCGTCAATGCGCTGGCTCGCCTGTAA
- the mreC gene encoding rod shape-determining protein MreC — MNLWEQLRDWLLLVALLLASVVVMATQNRPLVRAVRAETMEWTAKIESSFAWVGRYVRAVEENDALRRRNIELSSEVARSRAVRTQNQELRRMLSLRDTSQADMIPARIVTKDITRQRNWITLDVGSTDSVAAGMPVIHESGVIGKVVLVSEHFSRVMPFLNTDFRVPATIIPIGAEGIVRWEGDQLDRLLLQHVVKTEPVSTGQQVVTSGHSDIFPPGEQIGVIDSVAVRPGRNEFRIFLRPAVKLYRINHAFVIRSLPPKERQSLEAESIP; from the coding sequence ATGAACCTCTGGGAACAGCTCCGGGACTGGCTCCTGCTGGTAGCCCTGCTGCTGGCGTCCGTCGTCGTCATGGCGACGCAAAATCGCCCGCTTGTACGCGCCGTACGTGCGGAGACGATGGAATGGACGGCAAAGATTGAGAGCAGCTTCGCCTGGGTGGGTCGGTACGTCCGAGCCGTCGAGGAAAATGATGCGCTTCGCCGCCGCAACATCGAGCTCTCGAGCGAAGTCGCCCGGTCGCGAGCCGTGCGCACGCAGAATCAAGAGTTGCGTCGCATGCTGAGCCTGCGGGATACGTCGCAGGCGGACATGATCCCGGCTCGGATCGTGACCAAGGACATTACGCGGCAACGGAACTGGATCACGCTGGACGTTGGATCCACCGATAGTGTTGCGGCCGGAATGCCCGTGATCCACGAATCGGGGGTGATTGGAAAAGTAGTCCTCGTCAGCGAGCATTTCTCCCGGGTCATGCCGTTTCTAAATACTGACTTCAGGGTGCCGGCGACCATCATACCCATCGGCGCAGAGGGTATCGTGCGGTGGGAAGGCGACCAACTCGACCGCCTTCTACTCCAGCACGTCGTGAAGACCGAGCCCGTATCGACCGGGCAACAGGTCGTAACCAGTGGACATAGTGACATCTTCCCTCCTGGCGAGCAGATCGGGGTTATCGATTCAGTAGCCGTCAGACCAGGTAGGAATGAATTTCGCATCTTCCTGCGACCGGCGGTCAAGCTATATCGCATCAATCACGCATTCGTCATCCGTTCTCTCCCGCCGAAAGAACGACAGAGCCTCGAAGCGGAGTCGATTCCGTGA
- the purN gene encoding phosphoribosylglycinamide formyltransferase — translation MPRTGAVDPFRLAVFASGGGSNFQSMIDAVEDGSLPAEIALCVSNHDGAGALDRAREHGIPTSVINPDGLQQPSFTRLLLDVLSEHDITFVALAGYLRKIPPAVVEAYHGRMVNIHPALLPAFGGKGMYGMNVHRAVVEYGVHWTGATVHLVDEEYDHGPIVLQQPVPVYPDDTPSDVAARVLNVEHQMYPRALRLFATGRVEIDGRTVRLLDASPAHHDTP, via the coding sequence GTGCCCCGTACCGGTGCCGTCGATCCTTTCCGCCTCGCCGTCTTTGCCTCCGGCGGGGGGAGCAACTTCCAATCGATGATCGACGCCGTAGAGGACGGCTCTCTCCCGGCAGAAATCGCGCTCTGTGTCAGCAATCACGATGGCGCGGGTGCGCTCGATCGGGCCAGAGAGCACGGAATCCCCACGTCCGTCATCAACCCAGACGGCCTGCAGCAACCGTCGTTTACCCGTTTGTTGCTTGACGTCCTGAGCGAGCATGACATCACGTTTGTCGCGCTCGCAGGCTATCTGCGGAAGATCCCGCCCGCTGTCGTCGAGGCCTACCACGGTCGGATGGTCAATATTCATCCCGCCCTGCTGCCCGCTTTTGGTGGCAAAGGCATGTACGGAATGAACGTTCATCGCGCCGTCGTCGAGTACGGCGTGCACTGGACCGGAGCGACCGTCCACCTGGTTGATGAGGAGTACGACCACGGGCCGATTGTCCTGCAGCAGCCGGTCCCCGTTTATCCCGACGATACACCGTCCGATGTGGCCGCGCGCGTCCTCAACGTGGAACATCAGATGTACCCGCGTGCGCTCCGGCTTTTCGCTACAGGCCGCGTCGAGATCGATGGTCGAACCGTTCGACTTCTTGATGCTTCCCCTGCACACCACGATACGCCCTGA
- a CDS encoding rod shape-determining protein, translated as MFFNFSQDVAIDLGTANTLIHIRGEGIVLNEPSIVAVDHKTGEVREIGYEALQMHERTHTEIETIWPLKDGVIADFKVAEQMIEGMLRKVRKNWLTRVRNMVVCVPSGITQVEERAVEDSGERAGAKHVRLVSEPMAAAIGIGLDIDEAVGNMVVDIGGGTTEIAVIALSGIVIDESIRVGGVELDNAIVQYFKRNHNLLIGSRTAERIKCEIGSAIEMDPEMEISVKGRDLVSGIPKLRTISSVNVREALHDNLDQIGAAVLRCLERTPPELGADVLERGIMLTGGGAMLHGLDVMLRERVELPVYIAEDPLTAVVRGTGEVLENLEKYKRVLI; from the coding sequence ATGTTTTTTAACTTTTCGCAGGACGTCGCCATTGACCTCGGTACGGCCAACACGCTCATTCACATCCGGGGCGAAGGCATCGTCCTCAATGAGCCGAGCATTGTCGCCGTTGACCATAAGACCGGCGAGGTTCGCGAGATCGGCTACGAAGCGCTCCAGATGCACGAGCGCACACATACTGAAATAGAAACCATCTGGCCTCTGAAGGACGGTGTAATCGCCGATTTTAAAGTGGCGGAGCAGATGATCGAAGGCATGCTGCGCAAGGTTCGAAAGAACTGGCTGACGCGTGTTCGCAACATGGTGGTTTGTGTGCCCAGCGGCATCACACAGGTGGAGGAACGTGCGGTTGAAGACTCCGGCGAACGTGCCGGAGCCAAGCATGTGCGCCTCGTCTCGGAGCCGATGGCGGCTGCCATCGGAATTGGCCTCGACATCGATGAGGCCGTGGGCAATATGGTTGTCGACATCGGTGGAGGCACGACGGAAATTGCCGTCATCGCCCTGTCGGGCATCGTTATCGATGAGTCGATCCGCGTCGGTGGGGTCGAACTTGACAACGCCATCGTTCAGTACTTCAAGCGGAATCACAACTTGCTCATCGGTTCGCGGACGGCGGAACGGATCAAGTGCGAGATCGGAAGTGCCATCGAGATGGATCCGGAGATGGAGATTTCTGTCAAGGGTCGCGATCTCGTAAGCGGCATTCCCAAGCTGCGCACCATCTCCTCCGTCAATGTTCGGGAGGCACTGCACGACAATCTCGATCAGATTGGCGCGGCCGTACTCCGCTGCCTGGAACGAACGCCCCCAGAACTGGGCGCGGACGTCCTCGAACGGGGTATCATGCTGACGGGAGGAGGTGCCATGCTCCACGGACTCGACGTCATGCTCCGCGAACGCGTCGAACTGCCGGTTTATATCGCAGAAGACCCGCTGACCGCCGTCGTACGGGGCACCGGCGAAGTGCTTGAGAACCTGGAGAAATACAAGCGCGTTCTAATCTAG